The Cloeon dipterum chromosome X, ieCloDipt1.1, whole genome shotgun sequence genome includes a window with the following:
- the LOC135945654 gene encoding achaete-scute homolog 1a-like codes for MPAMVDHIMSIGQHQNTPNLYSRDLGGEIEISCTRDQRPMSTLSSASSSSSSSSSSSSSSSSSSSGEDDLVQRTRTITFQCENNLPGQSTSVVRRNARERNRVKQVNIGFTTLRQHIPMPSKNKKMSKVETLKYAVDYIRSLKQMLDERLDLGLIQDSPVIQDSPVDEMESESSSAAHSQQYQPAYCPPGGSFQIMQPASLSPPCTTSETASSPTPSFVSDSTSYSMMYRGLTVPTTYENYQSETPEEELLLDDISWWQQSQ; via the coding sequence ATGCCAGCAATGGTTGATCACATCATGAGCATTGGCCAGCATCAAAACACCCCGAACCTGTATTCCCGGGATCTGGGTGGCGAAATCGAAATTTCGTGCACGAGGGACCAGAGACCGATGTCAACATTGTCCAGCGCCTCGTCCAGCTCCTCATCCAGCTCCTCGTCCAGCTCCTCATCTAGCTCGTCCAGCTCCGGCGAAGACGATCTCGTCCAGCGCACGCGAACGATCACCTTTCAGTGCGAAAATAATCTGCCAGGACAGTCGACGTCGGTAGTCCGACGCAACGCCCGCGAACGCAACCGCGTCAAGCAGGTCAACATTGGGTTCACCACACTGAGACAACACATTCCCATGCCGTCCAAAAACAAGAAGATGAGCAAGGTGGAGACCCTCAAATACGCCGTCGACTACATTCGCAGTCTGAAGCAAATGCTGGATGAGAGATTGGACCTGGGCTTGATTCAGGACTCACCAGTGATTCAGGACTCACCAGTAGACGAGATGGAGTCCGAATCAAGTTCGGCAGCTCATTCGCAGCAGTACCAGCCGGCCTACTGTCCGCCCGGCGGAAGCTTCCAGATTATGCAGCCAGCATCTCTGTCGCCGCCGTGCACCACAAGCGAGACCGCCTCGTCACCTACGCCCTCCTTCGTGTCCGACTCCACTTCTTACTCCATGATGTACCGCGGCCTGACCGTCCCGACGACTTACGAAAACTATCAGTCCGAGACCCCCGAGGAAGAGTTGCTCTTGGACGATATTTCGTGGTGGCAACAGAGTCAATAA